GGCCGAACGGTGTGCCGCCGGGCTCCATGATGGTAAAGACCTCGTTGTAGGACCAGTACGCCCACCCGATGCCGCGTTCCTCAAAGGCCTCGCGCACATCCCGAATGAACCGCGCGCGATCATCCGGCGCAATCGTCCGTTGATAGCACCCAAATTCCGCGCACCAAATCCTGAGTCCGCCACCATGCGCCGTGTTCCAATCCGCCAGCTTCTGCACATAGGCCGCAATCTTCTCTCTGTTCCAGCGCGCTTCGCCATACTCGCTGAGCATGCCTTCCGCGGCGGGCCGCCAATCGGGCGGGTCCGCGGGGATCTTGCCGAGGATGGCTTGCTTGTGCGCGGCGATGATCTCCGGACTCGACGGATACGGCACTCCGCCGAGGTACGACCACAGCTTGGGCGTGAGCCAATCGCCGCCCTGCAGCGTCAATACAAACGGATCGTAATACGTGAAGCTGTACATCACGTTCGCATCGTCCACGGGCTGTGTGCCGACAAGACCGTCAATCTTCCCTACCTGATCCCCCGCGAGGATCAGCGTGTGTTCCGGCATTGCCTTTCGCGCCACCTGCCACAATCGCGGCAACAACTCATTCCAATCGATACCGCTTGTCACCGGTTCCGTCAGCAATTGCAGCGCGAGTTGCTTCGGTCCCCAGTTCGCGGCAAGAAACCGCGCAGTATCCTCCAGAAAGACGAGGAACTGCGCGAAGCGATCGGGATCGGACAGGAAGCCTTTCTTGTACTCCCACTCCGGGTGAATGCACACGACCACGGGCAGATTCTCGCCCACGACGCACTCCACCATCTCGCGTAAGTACCAGGTTTTCGCTGGATCGAGATGACCTTCCAGCGTCAGAGGTTCCGGGTTGACCAGCACCTTCACAAACG
The Candidatus Hydrogenedentota bacterium DNA segment above includes these coding regions:
- a CDS encoding glycoside hydrolase family 5 protein; the protein is MGAVSVTEEKGKQARRLRMAVLAAVTLSHVLSAFAQSNEAAPTAKLALDLDRGICIDRQFRAIPPEDIMRFTREDIRLIKSMGFTFVKVLVNPEPLTLEGHLDPAKTWYLREMVECVVGENLPVVVCIHPEWEYKKGFLSDPDRFAQFLVFLEDTARFLAANWGPKQLALQLLTEPVTSGIDWNELLPRLWQVARKAMPEHTLILAGDQVGKIDGLVGTQPVDDANVMYSFTYYDPFVLTLQGGDWLTPKLWSYLGGVPYPSSPEIIAAHKQAILGKIPADPPDWRPAAEGMLSEYGEARWNREKIAAYVQKLADWNTAHGGGLRIWCAEFGCYQRTIAPDDRARFIRDVREAFEERGIGWAYWSYNEVFTIMEPGGTPFGPAKDQTPDAKMLDALFGK